One Lepus europaeus isolate LE1 chromosome X, mLepTim1.pri, whole genome shotgun sequence genomic window carries:
- the MBNL3 gene encoding muscleblind-like protein 3 isoform X5, with protein MFAQQMQLMFQNAQMPSINSFPMNPQFAANPTMAFNPYLPHPGMGMVPTELLPNTPVLISGNPPLAMPGAVGPKPMRSDKLEVCREFQRGNCTRGENDCRYAHPTDVSMIEMSDNTVTICMDYIKGRCSREKCKYFHPPPHLQAKLRATHHQMNHSAASAMALQPGAVQLIPKRLALEKTNGATPVYNPNVFHCQQAVGNLQLPQQAYIPAGPILCMAPTSNIVPMMHGATPTTVSAATAPATSVPFAAAPTGNQIPQLSIDELNSSMFVSQM; from the exons AATTCTTTTCCAATGAATCCGCAATTTGCAGCTAATCCTACCATGGCTTTCAATCCTTATTTACCTCATCCTGGGATGGGCATGGTTCCTACCGAACTTTTACCAAATACACCTGTTTTGATCTCTGGAAATCCACCTCTTGCAATGCCAGGAGCTGTTGGTCCAAAACCAATGCGTTCAGACAAACTGGAG GTTTGCCGAGAATTTCAACGTGGAAATTGTACCCGTGGGGAGAATGATTGCCGCTATGCTCACCCTACAGATGTTTCCATGATTGAAATGAGTGATAATACTGTGACGATCTGCATGGATTATATCAAAGGGCGATGCTCCCGGGAGAAATGCAAGTACTTCCATCCTCCTCCACACTTGCAGGCCAAGCTCAGGGCCACTCATCACCAGATGAACCACTCAGCTGCAAGTGCTATG GcccttcagcctggtgcagttcAACTGATACCAAAGAGATTGGCACTTGAAAAGACCAATGGTGCCACTCCAGTCTACAATCCCAATGTTTTCCACTGCCAGCAGGCTGTGGGTAACCTGCAGCTCCCGCAGCAGGCATATATCCCTGCAG GGCCAATACTGTGCATGGCACCCACTTCAAATATTG TGCCCATGATGCACGGTGCTACACCTACCACTGTGTCTGCAGCAACAGCACCTGCCACCAGCGTTCCCTTCGCTGCTGCACCTACAGGCAATCAG ATACCCCAGTTATCAATAGATGAACTGAATAGCAGCATGTTTGTTTCACAGATGTAG